A stretch of the Clostridium fungisolvens genome encodes the following:
- a CDS encoding zinc dependent phospholipase C family protein, protein MGKRMEKTYGKMARRVMVAVNPIKKVAIKTHCVVHKYINIQAIEILKNDGYEDAHMFYKKHLKQLNDGVTWADQDFKSTNHFFHYELEKGLYGFSNALVECQKYYDESIDLIKNGEEHKGLFFLGASAHLIQDMTVPHHVNNRLLKSHRKFELWIIDRLFKHHNFGVSSGTKKYNSVEEFIKNNAKFSNEVHNKYLNIEDTEQRYFKVTSEILKEAQITTAGYLLYYYDNIIVRYDKEKDL, encoded by the coding sequence ATGGGGAAACGTATGGAAAAAACTTATGGAAAAATGGCCCGTAGAGTAATGGTAGCTGTAAATCCTATTAAGAAAGTAGCAATAAAAACCCACTGTGTGGTTCATAAATATATAAATATACAGGCAATAGAAATATTAAAAAATGATGGTTATGAAGATGCACATATGTTTTATAAGAAACATTTAAAACAGTTAAATGATGGAGTAACCTGGGCAGATCAAGATTTTAAAAGCACTAATCATTTTTTTCATTATGAACTGGAGAAAGGTTTGTATGGTTTTTCTAATGCATTGGTAGAATGTCAAAAATACTATGATGAATCAATAGATCTAATTAAAAATGGGGAAGAACATAAAGGACTGTTTTTTCTTGGAGCATCTGCACACTTAATTCAAGATATGACTGTCCCACACCATGTTAATAACAGACTTTTAAAGAGTCATAGAAAATTTGAACTTTGGATTATCGATAGGTTGTTTAAACACCATAATTTTGGAGTAAGTAGTGGTACAAAGAAATATAACAGTGTAGAAGAATTTATTAAAAATAATGCAAAATTTTCAAATGAAGTTCATAATAAATATTTAAATATTGAAGATACAGAGCAAAGATATTTTAAAGTCACTAGTGAAATACTAAAGGAAGCTCAGATCACTACAGCTGGGTATCTTTTATATTATTATGATAATATAATTGTAAGGTATGATAAGGAAAAAGATTTATAA
- a CDS encoding B12-binding domain-containing radical SAM protein — protein MKILLTGVNSKYIHSNLAIRYLKAYTEDLPCECKIREFSINDRIEIILEQIILEKADVVAFSCYIWNMEYINKLANLIKLVDKDIEILYGGPEVSYDSENFLKDCNGEYVISGEGEDSFREFVEYKLGLREIASIRGLYYKREEKVIFNGLRPQMNMNDLRFPYKEGDKEIHNKIVYYEASRGCPFKCKYCLSSTANGVRFLDIERVKKELKFFIDEKVRLVKFVDRTFNCNHDFVKEIWEFLIEQDTKTTFHFEISADLLRDDEIKLLNKAPKGRIQLEVGVQTTNNEVLNNINRYVGFETIKDKVVGIAEGHNVKQHLDLIAGLPGEDFNSFKNSFNDVHSIRPDEIQLGFLKLLKGSSMRDEAEKWGIVYAPYAPYEILSSKDISYEELLELKKVEEIVDKYYNSQKFNTVLKYFLNKFETPFDFYYAMGSYFHERGYFNINIGNTEYYRVFVDFNNYKFNGENTEELKDIIKYDYLKYNKKKWLPEFLNRDITKEEERIIKEKLKDSYDFKRSHIEKFNLDIMQYIEMGKLIMSQNYLLFDLDNEENIKVLNNIL, from the coding sequence ATGAAAATATTATTAACAGGAGTAAATTCAAAATACATTCATAGCAATTTAGCTATAAGGTATTTGAAAGCATACACTGAGGATTTGCCATGTGAATGCAAGATTAGAGAATTTAGCATCAACGATAGGATAGAAATAATACTAGAACAAATCATATTAGAAAAAGCTGATGTAGTAGCATTTTCTTGTTATATTTGGAATATGGAGTATATAAATAAGCTTGCAAATCTTATAAAGTTAGTAGATAAAGATATAGAAATATTATATGGAGGACCTGAAGTTTCATATGATAGTGAAAATTTTCTAAAAGATTGTAACGGTGAGTATGTCATATCCGGTGAAGGTGAAGATAGCTTTAGAGAATTTGTAGAGTATAAACTGGGATTAAGAGAGATAGCTTCAATTAGAGGGCTTTATTATAAAAGAGAAGAAAAAGTAATATTTAATGGATTAAGACCTCAGATGAATATGAATGATCTAAGATTTCCATATAAAGAAGGGGATAAAGAAATACATAATAAAATAGTTTATTATGAAGCATCAAGAGGATGTCCTTTTAAATGCAAATACTGCTTATCCTCAACGGCTAATGGAGTTAGGTTTTTAGATATAGAAAGAGTAAAGAAAGAATTAAAGTTTTTCATTGATGAAAAAGTAAGATTAGTTAAATTCGTTGATAGAACCTTTAATTGTAATCATGATTTTGTTAAGGAAATATGGGAATTTTTAATAGAACAAGATACTAAAACAACCTTCCACTTCGAGATTTCAGCAGATCTTTTAAGAGATGACGAAATAAAACTTTTAAATAAAGCTCCTAAGGGAAGAATTCAATTAGAAGTTGGAGTACAAACAACTAATAATGAAGTACTAAATAATATTAATAGGTATGTTGGATTTGAAACAATAAAGGATAAAGTTGTAGGAATAGCCGAGGGCCACAATGTAAAACAGCATCTTGATTTGATTGCTGGACTTCCAGGTGAAGATTTTAATTCCTTTAAAAATTCTTTCAATGATGTACACTCCATAAGACCGGATGAAATACAACTTGGGTTCTTAAAGCTTCTTAAAGGATCTTCTATGAGAGATGAGGCGGAAAAGTGGGGGATTGTTTATGCTCCGTATGCCCCATATGAAATACTAAGTTCAAAAGATATAAGTTACGAAGAGCTTTTAGAATTAAAGAAGGTAGAAGAAATTGTTGATAAATATTATAATTCTCAAAAGTTTAATACCGTATTAAAATACTTTTTGAATAAGTTTGAAACTCCTTTTGACTTTTATTATGCAATGGGAAGTTATTTTCATGAAAGAGGATACTTTAATATAAATATAGGAAATACAGAATACTATAGAGTTTTTGTAGATTTTAATAATTATAAGTTTAATGGCGAGAATACTGAAGAATTAAAAGATATAATAAAATATGATTATTTAAAGTACAACAAAAAGAAGTGGTTACCTGAATTTTTAAATAGAGATATAACCAAGGAAGAAGAAAGAATCATAAAGGAAAAATTAAAAGATTCTTATGATTTTAAAAGATCTCATATAGAAAAATTTAATCTAGATATAATGCAATATATAGAAATGGGTAAATTGATTATGTCGCAAAATTACCTATTATTTGATTTAGATAATGAAGAGAATATAAAAGTTTTAAATAACATATTATAA
- a CDS encoding ATPase yields MAIEIVNEIKNAEAKAEGIINSANSKSKEMIDNAMTSGQEQYNNIIEQSKLDAEKILERATDEALKDSEPITIRGINEIHIINKLDQDKRGSAIKLIIERIVNIHGNS; encoded by the coding sequence TTGGCTATAGAAATAGTGAATGAAATAAAAAATGCTGAAGCTAAGGCTGAAGGTATTATAAATAGTGCCAATTCTAAAAGTAAAGAAATGATTGATAATGCAATGACTTCTGGGCAGGAACAATATAATAATATAATAGAACAGAGTAAGTTAGATGCTGAGAAAATTCTAGAGAGGGCAACCGATGAGGCATTAAAAGATTCAGAACCAATTACAATAAGAGGCATTAATGAAATCCATATAATAAATAAATTAGATCAAGACAAAAGAGGAAGTGCAATAAAATTAATAATTGAGAGGATTGTGAATATTCATGGCAATAGTTAA
- a CDS encoding V-type ATP synthase subunit I, which translates to MAIVKMNKFTLLSFESEKEKLLSTLQSFQGVQFINLQEDDDFNEEVDQKKLWKDDAGEKYSTYEDNLMKIKFSLDFINEFSPEKKSMLSMLDDKKEISLRDLEESIESNNWNEVYEELKSKEQALNKLNNEMTKIEGEISELSGWRNLDVSTSELMKFKYSSAILGTLAKQYESSVLTDLERELKYSYVEIINRDNQDLYLFIVLHHSELKNADEILKRYGFTSFDVDIDKTPQHCIDESASKISKLKEEKNSIKASIEKYGTEREKLIEAYEYFTNLVTRLEASNNFLKTKSVIAMCGWNLAENNNELIRAIEETVGEKYFIEFEEVKEEEGEEVPIKLRNNGFASSFEGVIEMYSLPKYSEIDPTPILSIFYFIFFGMMLSDAGYGLVIIAAAAFALYKSKDKEKRKNYKMFLFAGISTVIWGAIYGGWFGDLPSYFGVVPPKLLDSTGNISQIFILSLAFGVVHIFIGLGIKGYMFIKAGNIKDAIYDVLTWYVTLIGAFLAILGVGGKLGIVMLVVGLVGLVVTQGRTAPTIGGKIGWGIYGVYGITGYLGDIVSYSRLLALGLATGFIANALNLIISLFPAPFKYIAAPFLFIGLHTFNLLINALGSYVHAARLQYLEFFSKFYEGGGKKFTPYKLSDKYIKITK; encoded by the coding sequence ATGGCAATAGTTAAAATGAATAAATTTACCCTACTCTCTTTTGAATCAGAGAAAGAGAAGCTTTTAAGCACACTTCAAAGCTTCCAAGGAGTTCAGTTCATTAATCTTCAAGAGGATGATGACTTTAATGAAGAGGTCGATCAAAAGAAGCTTTGGAAGGATGATGCAGGAGAAAAATATTCAACTTATGAAGATAATCTTATGAAGATTAAATTTTCTCTAGATTTTATTAATGAGTTTTCTCCTGAAAAAAAATCAATGCTTTCAATGCTAGATGATAAAAAAGAAATTTCCTTAAGAGATTTAGAAGAAAGTATAGAAAGTAACAATTGGAATGAAGTATATGAGGAGCTTAAATCAAAAGAACAAGCTTTAAATAAATTAAATAATGAAATGACAAAAATAGAGGGTGAGATTTCGGAGTTAAGTGGATGGAGAAACTTAGATGTTTCAACATCGGAACTTATGAAATTTAAATATTCCAGTGCAATTCTTGGAACATTAGCTAAACAGTATGAGAGTAGTGTGTTAACTGATTTAGAAAGAGAATTAAAATACTCATATGTAGAAATTATAAATAGGGACAATCAAGACTTGTACTTATTTATAGTTCTTCATCATAGTGAACTTAAAAATGCTGATGAAATACTAAAAAGATATGGATTCACTTCGTTTGATGTGGACATAGATAAAACCCCTCAGCATTGTATTGATGAAAGTGCTTCTAAAATATCTAAGCTTAAAGAAGAAAAGAATTCTATAAAGGCTTCCATAGAAAAGTATGGAACTGAGAGGGAAAAACTCATAGAGGCATATGAATATTTTACTAATTTAGTAACAAGACTTGAAGCTTCTAACAATTTTCTAAAAACTAAAAGTGTCATAGCAATGTGTGGATGGAATTTAGCAGAGAACAATAATGAACTTATAAGAGCAATTGAAGAAACTGTAGGTGAGAAATATTTTATAGAATTTGAAGAGGTAAAAGAAGAGGAAGGAGAAGAAGTTCCAATAAAGCTTAGAAATAATGGCTTTGCATCTTCCTTTGAAGGCGTAATAGAAATGTATAGCCTGCCTAAATATTCGGAAATAGATCCAACCCCTATATTATCTATATTTTACTTTATATTCTTTGGAATGATGCTTTCTGATGCTGGATATGGATTAGTTATAATTGCAGCAGCAGCTTTTGCTTTATATAAATCAAAAGATAAGGAAAAAAGAAAAAACTATAAGATGTTTTTGTTTGCAGGAATATCAACAGTTATATGGGGAGCAATTTACGGAGGGTGGTTTGGTGACTTACCGAGTTACTTTGGAGTGGTTCCACCAAAACTACTTGATAGCACAGGAAATATATCTCAGATATTTATTCTTTCTTTAGCTTTTGGAGTTGTCCACATATTTATTGGGCTTGGAATTAAAGGTTATATGTTTATAAAAGCAGGAAACATAAAGGATGCTATATATGATGTCCTTACTTGGTATGTTACCCTTATTGGAGCTTTCTTAGCTATATTAGGTGTAGGTGGAAAACTAGGAATAGTAATGTTGGTAGTAGGTCTAGTAGGACTGGTAGTGACTCAAGGCAGAACTGCTCCAACCATTGGGGGAAAGATAGGATGGGGCATATATGGAGTGTATGGAATAACTGGTTACTTAGGTGATATAGTTTCTTATTCTAGATTATTGGCATTAGGACTCGCCACAGGATTTATAGCTAATGCTTTAAATCTCATAATAAGTTTATTCCCTGCACCGTTTAAATATATTGCGGCACCCTTTCTTTTTATAGGATTACACACTTTTAATTTACTAATCAACGCACTTGGGTCATATGTACATGCTGCAAGACTTCAGTATCTAGAGTTTTTCAGTAAGTTTTATGAAGGCGGAGGAAAGAAGTTTACTCCATATAAGCTTTCAGATAAATATATAAAAATTACGAAATAA
- a CDS encoding V-type ATP synthase subunit K produces the protein MNTWVEFFQSTNNGLIMALLGAALAVGLSGIGSAQGIGTVGQAAAGLMTEEPDKFGKTFILVALPGTQGLYGFVIALLLFTKIGIFGGNAPDLSLGLKYFMACLPVAIAGWRSAIWQGKVAAAGIQILAKRPNDVMKGVIYAVMVETYAVLGFVASLFMVLFVK, from the coding sequence ATGAATACATGGGTAGAGTTTTTTCAGTCAACAAATAATGGATTAATAATGGCACTATTAGGAGCTGCATTAGCAGTTGGATTATCTGGTATAGGTTCAGCTCAAGGGATAGGAACCGTTGGTCAAGCAGCTGCAGGGCTTATGACTGAAGAACCAGATAAGTTTGGTAAGACATTTATACTTGTGGCACTTCCAGGTACTCAAGGTCTTTACGGTTTTGTTATAGCTTTATTACTTTTTACAAAGATTGGAATTTTTGGCGGAAATGCACCAGATTTATCATTAGGTTTAAAATATTTTATGGCATGTCTTCCAGTTGCTATAGCAGGTTGGAGATCAGCTATATGGCAAGGTAAGGTTGCTGCTGCAGGAATTCAGATATTAGCAAAGAGACCTAATGATGTTATGAAAGGTGTTATCTATGCAGTTATGGTTGAAACTTATGCTGTATTAGGTTTCGTTGCATCACTATTCATGGTATTGTTCGTGAAATAA
- a CDS encoding V-type ATP synthase subunit E, with translation MAKIDGLINKIIEDAETESESILKKAEAESNAIIKKKIDEAKEVGSSIIKKANIEAKLKRERIISNTTLKVRNEKLAAKQKAMSEVFNEAFDELCSMSEKDFLNYLKATIISLKIDGDEEIILNTKYREFVDSTFISEINNELISMNKPGNLRISSRIGDFKGGFILEKNGIEINNTFEALINSYRDELEFEVADILFN, from the coding sequence ATGGCAAAGATTGATGGTTTGATAAATAAGATTATAGAAGATGCGGAGACTGAGAGCGAAAGTATTTTGAAAAAAGCTGAAGCTGAAAGTAATGCCATTATCAAGAAAAAAATTGATGAGGCAAAAGAAGTTGGAAGTAGTATTATAAAAAAAGCCAATATAGAAGCAAAACTTAAGAGAGAGAGAATTATTTCAAATACCACTTTAAAGGTTAGGAATGAGAAGCTTGCTGCTAAGCAAAAAGCTATGAGTGAGGTATTTAATGAAGCTTTCGATGAACTTTGCTCCATGAGTGAAAAAGATTTTTTGAATTACTTAAAAGCAACTATAATATCTCTAAAAATTGATGGAGATGAAGAAATTATACTTAATACCAAATATAGAGAGTTTGTTGATAGTACATTTATAAGTGAGATAAATAATGAACTAATATCTATGAACAAGCCAGGGAATTTAAGAATTAGTAGCAGAATAGGTGATTTTAAAGGTGGCTTTATATTAGAGAAGAATGGAATAGAGATAAATAATACTTTTGAAGCTTTAATAAATTCTTATAGAGATGAATTGGAATTTGAAGTAGCTGATATTTTATTTAACTAA
- a CDS encoding V-type ATP synthase subunit C, translating to MDAMDFTQVIPRLRVLENRLLDKSKFDRMIDSSSAEDALRILQETEYINVSKEISHPKEYEVILSNELKRVFNMIYDAAPHKEVVDIMSIKYDFHNLKVLIKAKLLEKNFDDILIPVGTIELKKLKNAIEDSNYRDLPSIFGRTIETVLEDFSKEKDPQRIDLISDKYQYRHMNEISVNLDNYFIKNYVDKLIDLSNMRTLLRVKKQKKQREFLSCTLLDGGKIDKDKILALLNDSIENVYGKLSYTDYAGVLKIGIEQYGKTGSSSELEKLSDNFIMRFMKDAKYISFGPEPIIAYIYAKENEIKNIRIIMVGKLNNMPSEVIRERLREGYV from the coding sequence ATGGATGCTATGGATTTTACCCAGGTGATTCCAAGGCTCAGAGTTTTAGAGAACAGACTCCTTGATAAATCGAAATTTGATAGGATGATTGATTCATCTTCAGCAGAGGATGCTTTAAGGATTCTTCAAGAAACCGAATATATTAATGTTTCAAAGGAGATAAGCCATCCTAAAGAATATGAAGTTATATTAAGTAACGAGCTTAAGAGAGTATTTAATATGATCTACGATGCAGCACCTCATAAAGAAGTTGTTGATATTATGAGTATTAAATATGATTTTCATAATTTAAAAGTTCTTATAAAAGCTAAACTTTTAGAGAAGAACTTTGATGATATACTCATACCAGTTGGTACAATAGAACTAAAAAAACTAAAAAATGCAATTGAAGATAGTAATTATAGAGATCTTCCTAGTATATTTGGAAGAACCATAGAAACAGTATTGGAGGATTTTTCTAAGGAGAAAGATCCACAAAGGATTGATTTAATCTCTGATAAATATCAGTATAGGCATATGAACGAAATATCAGTAAATCTGGATAATTATTTTATTAAGAATTATGTCGATAAGCTAATAGATTTAAGTAATATGAGAACCTTGCTGAGAGTGAAAAAACAGAAAAAACAAAGAGAGTTTCTGAGCTGCACACTGTTGGATGGTGGGAAAATAGATAAAGACAAAATATTAGCATTATTAAATGATTCAATTGAAAATGTCTATGGAAAATTATCTTATACAGATTATGCGGGTGTATTAAAAATTGGTATAGAACAGTATGGAAAAACAGGGTCTTCAAGTGAGTTAGAAAAACTAAGTGACAACTTTATAATGAGATTCATGAAAGATGCAAAATATATTAGTTTTGGACCAGAGCCTATTATAGCTTATATATATGCTAAAGAAAATGAGATAAAAAATATTAGAATTATAATGGTTGGTAAATTAAATAATATGCCTTCGGAAGTTATAAGGGAAAGGCTGCGTGAAGGATATG